In Nocardioides sp. InS609-2, a single genomic region encodes these proteins:
- a CDS encoding sulfotransferase, with product MTSPAWLGIGAQRSGTTWFTDLICQHPSVGLGANGKKEQHLLHKVGDGVEPLSAYLDLFPDDEIRRGEWTPQYLRHSSAPFTASRVLPADAPVLVMLRDPVERFLSAMRLAATRATSPWPYPVPITVQTFSGFYADQLAMWANAVGRERMVVMVYEQVRREPQAAVDALWSRLGLSAVSLTDIDRPSRSSSQASWTPPEGLVESLGVLYRPQVARLERDWGLDLGGWPTAT from the coding sequence ATGACCTCTCCGGCCTGGCTCGGCATCGGCGCCCAGCGTTCGGGTACGACGTGGTTCACCGACCTGATCTGCCAGCATCCGTCGGTCGGGCTGGGAGCGAACGGCAAGAAGGAACAGCACCTGCTGCACAAGGTCGGTGACGGTGTCGAGCCGCTGTCGGCGTACCTCGATCTCTTCCCTGACGACGAGATCCGTCGGGGCGAGTGGACCCCGCAGTACCTGCGGCACTCCTCTGCGCCCTTCACGGCCTCCCGGGTGCTGCCCGCCGATGCGCCGGTGCTCGTGATGCTGCGCGACCCCGTCGAGCGCTTCCTGTCCGCGATGCGGCTGGCCGCCACGCGCGCCACTTCGCCGTGGCCTTACCCGGTGCCGATCACGGTGCAGACCTTCAGTGGCTTCTATGCCGACCAGCTGGCGATGTGGGCCAACGCGGTGGGGCGCGAGCGGATGGTCGTGATGGTCTACGAGCAGGTACGCCGCGAGCCGCAGGCCGCGGTCGACGCGCTCTGGTCGCGGCTGGGCCTCTCGGCCGTGTCGTTGACGGACATCGACCGGCCGTCCCGCTCGAGCAGCCAGGCGTCGTGGACCCCGCCCGAGGGCCTGGTCGAGTCGTTGGGTGTGCTCTATCGCCCGCAGGTGGCCCGGCTCGAGCGCGACTGGGGGCTCGACCTGGGTGGCTGGCCGACGGCGACGTAG
- a CDS encoding TldD/PmbA family protein, with the protein MSHQGIDPTFAALPYRALSEVALGHARDLGVTHADFRFERVRYQYLGVRDGNLQGATDAEDLGFAVRVIHRGAWGFASGVILTADEARRVAEAAVAVAEVASAMTTAPVELAPEPVYDDVTWVSAYDVDPLEVPTAEKAGVLIDWTNTLTAHGAVEHASASLFQVHENKFYADLAGSRTTQQRVRLQPTFEAMGSDEATGVFDSMSSVAPPVGRGWEYLSDGGWDWAAELAEVPELLAQKLAAPSVEAGSYDLVIHPSNLWLTIHESIGHATELDRALGYEANYAGTSFATYDKLGSLVYGSPVMNVTGDRTVEHGLSTIGYDDEGVETQAWDIVKDGILVGYQLDRSMGQMKPELNGGRSNGCAYADSSGHIPIQRMANVSLQAAPDGPTTEELIGEVDRGLYVVGDKSWSIDMQRFNFQFTGQRFYRIEDGRLAGQVRDAAYQATTTEFWGSMEAVGGPQTWELHGAFNCGKAQPGQTAAVSHGCPTALFRGVRILNTSDEAGN; encoded by the coding sequence ATGAGCCATCAGGGCATCGATCCCACCTTCGCCGCGCTCCCCTACCGCGCCCTGTCCGAGGTCGCGCTCGGACACGCGCGCGACCTCGGTGTGACGCACGCAGACTTCCGCTTCGAGCGGGTCCGCTACCAGTACCTCGGCGTGCGCGACGGCAACCTCCAGGGAGCGACCGACGCCGAGGACCTCGGCTTCGCCGTCCGGGTGATCCACCGTGGCGCGTGGGGTTTCGCGAGCGGGGTGATCCTCACCGCCGACGAGGCGCGTCGGGTCGCGGAGGCCGCGGTGGCGGTGGCCGAGGTCGCCTCGGCGATGACCACGGCACCGGTCGAGCTCGCCCCCGAGCCGGTCTACGACGACGTGACCTGGGTGTCGGCGTACGACGTCGACCCGCTCGAGGTGCCGACTGCCGAGAAGGCCGGCGTGCTGATCGACTGGACCAACACGCTGACCGCGCACGGCGCCGTGGAGCACGCGTCGGCGTCGCTCTTCCAGGTGCACGAGAACAAGTTCTACGCCGACCTCGCCGGCAGCCGGACCACCCAGCAGCGGGTCCGGCTGCAACCGACGTTCGAGGCCATGGGCAGCGATGAGGCGACCGGCGTCTTCGACTCCATGTCGAGTGTCGCACCGCCGGTCGGCCGTGGTTGGGAGTACCTCAGCGACGGTGGCTGGGACTGGGCTGCCGAGCTGGCCGAGGTGCCCGAGCTGCTCGCCCAGAAGCTGGCCGCACCCAGCGTCGAGGCCGGCAGCTACGACCTGGTCATCCACCCCTCCAACCTGTGGCTGACGATCCACGAGTCGATCGGGCACGCCACCGAGCTCGACCGCGCGCTCGGCTACGAGGCCAACTACGCCGGCACGTCGTTCGCGACCTACGACAAGCTCGGCTCGCTGGTCTACGGCTCGCCGGTCATGAACGTCACCGGTGACCGCACCGTCGAGCACGGCCTGTCGACGATCGGCTACGACGACGAGGGCGTCGAGACCCAGGCGTGGGACATCGTCAAGGACGGCATCCTGGTGGGCTACCAGCTCGACCGCTCGATGGGGCAGATGAAGCCCGAGCTCAACGGCGGCCGATCCAACGGCTGCGCCTACGCCGACTCGTCGGGCCACATCCCGATCCAGCGGATGGCCAACGTCTCACTCCAGGCGGCGCCCGACGGACCCACGACCGAGGAGCTGATCGGCGAGGTCGACCGTGGTCTCTACGTCGTGGGCGACAAGTCGTGGTCGATCGACATGCAGCGTTTCAACTTCCAGTTCACGGGTCAGCGCTTCTACCGGATCGAGGACGGCCGGCTCGCCGGCCAGGTCCGCGACGCGGCGTACCAGGCAACCACGACCGAGTTCTGGGGCTCGATGGAAGCCGTCGGCGGCCCGCAGACGTGGGAGCTCCACGGCGCCTTCAACTGCGGCAAGGCCCAACCCGGGCAGACCGCGGCGGTCAGCCACGGCTGTCCGACCGCGCTGTTCCGCGGCGTACGCATCCTCAACACCAGCGACGAGGCAGGCAACTGA